A genomic window from Colletotrichum destructivum chromosome 7, complete sequence includes:
- a CDS encoding Putative cytochrome P450, whose product MASAQLPLLGFTAAYSGFVLSSARIFVLAPSLLFLVYVIVNEIVRLRSRVPRLAGPWGYPLVGSLPSIEGKANSEEYRKWAAKYGDVFQLQLGNTTAVVVNSAAAARALFIAQREATNGRPIFYVLHKKVQRGGPVTSIGTSPWDESCKRRRKVAATALNKTSVQSYLPILNLESRAFLRDILATCQNGTVAVNVLDPARKFSLNLSLTLSYGTRVENVKDLHEDLLLSEIIYIEEQIAAFRDVSSNLSNYIPVLRPLHAVAAFLGFRSGTHMADVGNRRQAYHAALQGNLRREIARGADRPCIQGNVLKDPESKGLSDGELLSVSLSMMAGADTTKRSIMWAMLLLAHRQDVQDKAYRAIAEFEGGRLLESPDVAHTNIEYLEALTKEVGRYFVVLRLALPKSTHSHVDWQESTIPPQTLMFLNSWACSRDPAVFSDPDSFTPERWLDDDQTANRHQYAFGIGGRMCVASHVASKALYTVLLHLVAHFRILPAEGSSDEEIDPVAGLAVPGNHQAAPRARHVRIIPRNQGFTGGMLSVST is encoded by the exons ATGGCATCGGCACAATTACCTCTGCTCGGATTCACAGCAGCATATAGCGGTTTCGTTCTATCATCCGCCCGAATATTTGTTTTAGCTCCCTCGCTTCTTTTTCTAGTCTacgtcatcgtcaacgagATCGTACGGCTTCGATCTCGGGTTCCTCGTCTGGCGGGCCCATGGGGGTATCCCCTGGTCGGAAGCCTCCCCTCGATCGAGGGCAAAGCCAACTCGGAAGAGTATCGGAAATGGGCCGCCAAGTACGGCGACGTgttccagctccagctcggAAACACCACGGCCGTGGTCGTCaacagcgccgccgccgcccgtgccCTGTTCATCGCGCAGCGCGAGGCAACCAACGGGCGGCCCATCTTCTACGTGCTGCACAAGAAGGTCCAGCGCGGTGGTCCGGTCACGAGCATCGGAACGAGCCCGTGGGACGAGAGTTGCAAGCGACGGCGAAAGGTTGCCGCCACGGCGTTGAACAAGACGAGCGTCCAGAGTTATTTGCCT ATCTTGAATCTGGAGTCTCGGGCCTTCTTGCGAGACATCTTGGCCACGTGCCAAAACGGAACAGTTGCCGTCAATGTTTTGGATCCAGCACGGAAGTTTTCCCTTAATCTGAGTCTCACACTCAGTTATGGCACCAG AGTCGAAAACGTCAAGGATCTGCACGAAGACCTCTTGCTCTCGGAAATCATCTACATCGAAGAGCAAATCGCGGCATTCCGAGATGTCTCGTCGAACCTCTCCAACTACATCCCCGTCCTGCGCCCGctccacgccgtcgcggctTTCCTGGGATTCCGGTCGGGCACGCACATGGCCGACGTCGGGAACAGACGGCAGGCGTATCACGCGGCACTGCAAGGGAACCTCCGCCGGGAGatcgcccgcggcgccgaccGCCCCTGCATCCAGGGCAACGTTCTCAAGGACCCGGAGAGCAAAGGGctcagcgacggcgagctcctcAGCGTCAGCCTCAGCATGATGGCCGGGGCCGATACCACGAAGAGGTCCATCATGTGGGCGATGCTGCTCCTTGCCCATCGCCAGGATGTCCAAGACAAGGCGTACCGCGCGATCGCCGAGTTTGAAGGCGGGCGTTTGCTGGAGAGTCCGGACGTGGCCCACACCAATATTGAGTATCTCGAGGCCTTGACGAAGGAAGTCGGTAGATATTTTGTAGTCTTGCGGCTTGCGCTCCCGAAGTCCACCCATTCGCATGTCGACTGGCAAGAGTCGACGATCCCTCCCCAGACGCTGATGTTCTTGAACTCCTGGGCTTGCTCAAGAG ACCCGGCCGTCTTTTCAGACCCCGATTCCTTCACGCCCGAGCGGTGGTTAGACGACGACCAGACCGCGAACCGGCACCAATACGCCTTCGGTATCGGCGGCCGCATGTGCGTGGCGAGCCACGTTGCCTCAAAGGCCCTCTACACGGTGCTTCTGCATCTGGTTGCCCACTTCAGGATTCTCCCGGCAGAGGGTTCTTCCGATGAAGAGATTGATCCTGTCGCTGGGCTTGCGGTCCCGGGGAACCACCAAGCCGCGCCAAGAGCCAGGCATGTAAGGATCATTCCGAGGAACCAAGGATTCACCGGAGGCATGCTGTCAGTATCGACATGA
- a CDS encoding Putative major facilitator superfamily, MFS transporter superfamily yields MMTESDRDEKQPVSSAAETQPISDAAAAAAAAEKRLVRKTDMLMMPGLALAYFTHTLDRANLGNAKTDGIEDDLGMEGNQFSLLLVLFYVPYALFNIPWTILAKKYNSSLVIPIAVAAWGACTLGAAGTTDFAGIMATRIIMGAVEAAYKPCEVYYLSLFYTRKEMGFRVCWIGQMGFIAGAVSGLISWSVFKWDGKLHVSRETPVNSLLTPPPRRDIHMVLQGWRYLFIIEGAITIAVAIFLYLFAPRSPEKCRWFTDEDRRLAALRLEQDSQDQDKKFRWEDARRQLQHWQTWAFAFLALMYGVGVASSSNFLPTLVKRLTKDTTKANLYTVGPNLTASVCQLTITWFSDRYQQRASISSGTLVVSLLAWILLGTLDLVRHERVGYFITYLITFATFVPSNLIPVWLASNVPTTTGRAVALGLNYMAMNLAGVVSSMVFRAEDAPVYRPALITVGVTQGIFIVACLALRQYYVNLNKKLDSGELAFAPGMEARPEYRYAI; encoded by the exons ATGATGACCGAAAGTGACCGAGACGAGAAGCAGCCCgtgtcgtcggcggccgagacccAGCCCATcagcgacgccgccgccgccgccgccgccgctgagaAGCGTCTGGTCCGAAAGACAGACATGCTCATGATGCCAGGCCTCGCCCTGGCCTACTTCACGCACACCCTCGACCGCGCGAACCTGGGCAACGCGAAGACGGACGgcatcgaggacgacctcGGGATGGAGGGGAACCAGTTCtccctgctgctggtgctcTTCTACGTCCCCTACGCGCTGTTCAACATCCCCTGGACCATCCTGGCGAAGAAGTACAACTCGTCGCTCGTCATCccgatcgccgtcgccgcctgggGCGCCTGCACcctgggcgccgccggcacgacCGACTTTGCGGGCATCATGGCGACACGCATCATcatgggcgccgtcgaggcggcaTACAAGCCCTGCGAGGTGTACTACCTCTCGCTCTTCTACACGCGCAAGGAGATGGGGTTCCGGGTCTGCTGGATCGGGCAGATGGGCTTCATTGCC GGAGCCGTCAGCGGATTGATCTCCTGGAGCGTGTTCAAATGGGACGGAAAGCTGCATGTAAGTCGAGAAACCCCCGTAAACTCTCTGCTcacgccaccgccgcggcgaGATATTCACATGGTACTTCAGGGCTGGCGAtacctcttcatcatcgaaGGCGCCATCACTATTGCGGTGGCCATATTCCTATATCTCTTCGCGCCCCGCAGCCCCGAGAAGTGTCGCTGGTTCACCGACGAGGACCGGCGTCTGGCGGCGCTGCGTCTCGAGCAGGACTCGCAGGACCAGGACAAGAAGTTTCGCTGGGAGGATGCGAGGAGGCAGCTGCAGCACTGGCAGACGTGGGCTTTTGCCTTTCTCGCCCTGATGTACGGCGTTGGCGTGGCCAGCAGCTCCAACTTTTTGCCC ACACTCGTCAAGCGCTTGACAAAAGATACTACCAAGGCCAACCTCTACACCGTCGGGCCGAACCTGACGGCCTCCGTCTGCCAGCTCACTATCACCTGGTTCTCGGACCGCTACCAGCAGCGGGCCTCCATCTCGAGCGGCACGCTGGTCGTCTCGCTCCTCGCCTGGATCCTGCTCGGGACGCTGGACCTGGTGCGGCACGAGAGGGTCGGCTACTTCATCACCTACCTCATCACCTTCGCCACGTTCGTGCCCTCCAACCTCATCCCCGTCTGGCTGGCGTCCAACGTGCCGACAACAACGGGGCGGGCTGTCGCTCTGGGCCTGAACTACATGGCCATGAACCTGGCGGGAGTCGTTTCTTCCATGGTGTTCCGGGCGGAAGACGCGCCGGTGTACCGTCCGGCTCTCATCACCGTCGGTGTCACGCAGggcatcttcatcgtcgcTTGCTTGGCGCTGAGGCAGTACTACGTCAACCTCAACAAGAAGCTTGATTCCGGGGAGTTGGCCTTTGCGCCGGGAATGGAGGCACGGCCCGAGTACCGGTATGCCATCTAA
- a CDS encoding Putative threonine/serine exporter-like domain-containing protein: MVGPSQASPDDDPGPELDPGGVGAAPAAAAPAEAASEPTSGSDTAGSSTPAEAAAAAALRKEKGRVRFNSNAAATKPPTSPPPVPTTPKLAPAQPVRPSILRGGSGSSIPTVATFAKDEPRSSEDNERQEAKSAAAAAQERARQMAANVQLGSPSSRENRDSIESATTTTTSEFDLGGSRDGTGAYIPLQDLHSRQPLTGGGKSAEQDKLNEHHAALNDEAYKIVRAHTWRAAAAASDKSDGDPGPSNAQDAEATKATDQLLQEINDGQYDGVYSVPVPQHYRGSVLSQLLKLYKPAEAGSSQYGQSSSSSSNNNNRNSVTSFSFGGPLPGASTPGSNSGTATPTTPKKKWYEANRSQETLVNLIEASARLANPNTAQKPGESPKAKAKDGGSSGGGGGGKKTRPKHKRSASNSRLSAYLQRQEEEAKITIHIAETLSRQEYIITLCKALMLFGAPTHRLEEYLSTTAKVLEIDGHFLYLPGCMIISFDDRSTHTTEVRIVRVAQGIDLGRLRDTHHVYKEVIHDVVSVDNGVERLDALIKAKDKFHAWVRVLVFGLTSATAAPFSFGARLIDLPLCFFFGCLVGFLQLIVAANSSLYSNVLEVTATVLVSFLARAFGSIRGGELFCFSAMAQGGIVMLLPGYLVLCSALELQSRAIVPGSIRIVYAIIYSLFLGFGITIGAVLYGMFDDNAVSTTSCTNSIPAHYTFIFVPLFVLCISILYQAKWRQMPVMLVVAFAGYVVNYFSGLRFSAAPQVANTLGALTVGVLANLYSRLRHGVAAATLIPAIFTQVPGGLASTGGLLSGLRTANALTNSTHSVNGTSSVQYSEGESLNTVVFNVAASMIQIAIGIAVGLFISALIIYPLGKRRSGLFSF, translated from the exons ATGGTCGGACCCTCACAGGCCTCTCCCGATGACGACCCAGGCCCCGAGCTGGAtcccggcggcgtcggcgcagcCCCCGCGGCAGCTGCTCCGGCCGAGGCCGCATCCGAGCCAACGTCAGGCTCCGACACGGCCGGGTCAAGCACCCCAGCCGAGGCCGCAGCTGCAGCCGCCTtgaggaaggaaaagggcCGTGTGAGATTCAACAGCAACGCGGCCGCCACCAAGCccccaacatcaccaccccCGGTCCCGACTACCCCCAAGCTCGCACCGGCACagcccgtccgtccgtccatccTGCGTGGCGGTTCTGGCAGTTCCATCCCGACCGTAGCCACTTTCGCCAAAGACGAGCCTCGTTCCTCCGAGGACAATGAGCGCCAAGAGGCcaagtccgccgccgccgccgcccaggagCGCGCCCGCCAGATGGCTGCAAACGTCCAGCtgggctcgccgtcgtcccgcgAGAACCGAGACTCCATCGAGTccgccacgacgacgacgaccagcgaGTTCGACCTCGGAGGATCCCGTGACGGGACCGGGGCCTACATCCCCCTCCAGGATCTCCATTCGCGTCAGCCCCTCACCGGTGGTGGCAAATCCGCCGAGCAAGACAAGCTGAACGAACATCACGCGGCGCTCAACGACGAGGCGTACAAGATTGTGAGAGCTCACACttggcgcgccgccgccgccgcctccgacaAGTCCGACGGCGACCCGGGACCGTCCAACGCCCAGGATGCCGAGGCGACCAAAGCGACggaccagctcctccaggAGATCAACGACGGCCAGTATGACGGagtgtactctgtacccGTGCCTCAGCACTACCGCGGCAGCGTCCTCTCGCAGCTCCTGAAGCTGTACAagcccgccgaggccggcagcaGCCAGTACGGacagagcagcagcagcagcagcaacaacaacaaccgcAACTCGGTcacctccttttcttttgggGGCCCGCTCCCCGGCGCCAGCACCCCGGGATCCAACTCGGgcacggcgacgccgacaacgcccaagaagaagtgGTACGAGGCCAACCGGTCGCAGGAGACGCTCGTCAACCTCATCGAGGCCTCGGCCCGGCTCGCCAACCCCAACACCGCGCAGAAGCCCGGCGAGTCTCCGAaagccaaggccaaggacggcggcagcagcggcggcggcggcggcggcaagaagacGCGGCCGAAGCACAAGCGGTCGGCGAGCAACTCGCGGCTCAGCGCATACCTGCAGCgtcaggaggaggaggccaagatcaCCATCCACATCGCCGAGACGCTGTCGCGGCAGGAGTACATCATCACGCTCTGCAAGGCGCTGATGCTCTTCGGCGCGCCGACGCACCGGCTCGAGGAGTACCTCAGCACGACGGCCAAGGTgctcgagatcgacggcCACTTCCTCTACCTGCCCGGCTGCATGATCATCTCCTTCGACGACCGGTCAACGCACACGACCGAGGTGCGCATCGTCCGCGTCGCCCAGggcatcgacctcggccgcctgcGCGACACGCACCACGTCTACAAGGAGGTCATCCACGACGTCGTCTCGGTCGACAACGGCGTCGAgcgcctcgacgccctcatcaaggccaaggacaagtTCCACGCCTGggtccgcgtcctcgtcttcggcctcaccagcgccaccgccgcgcccttctccttcggcgCCCGCCTCATCGACCTGCCCctgtgcttcttcttcggctgcctcgtcggcttcctgcagctcatcgtcgccgccaactcGAGCCTGTACAGCAACGTCCTCGAGGTCACCGCCACCGTGCTCGTGAGCTTCCTGGCCCGCGCCTTCGGCAGcatccgcggcggcgagctcttttgcttctcggccatggcccagGGGGGGATCGTCATGTTGCTGCCGGGATATCTAGTCT TATGTTCCGCCCTCGAGCTCCAGTCCCGCGCCATCGTGCCCGGCTCGATCCGCATCGTTTACGCCATCATCtactccctcttcctcggcttcggcatcaccatcggcgccgtcctctACGGCATgttcgacgacaacgccgtGTCGACCACGAGCTGCACCAACAGCATCCCGGCCCACTACaccttcatcttcgtcccgCTCTTCGTCCTCTGCATCAGCATCCTCTACCAGGCCAAGTGGCGCCAGATGCCCGTcatgctcgtcgtcgccttcgccggctACGTCGTCAACTACTTCAGCGGCCTGCGCTTCAGCGCCGCGCCCCAGGTCGCAAAcaccctcggcgccctcaccgtcggcgtcctggccAACCTCTACTCCCGTCTGCggcacggcgtcgccgccgccaccctgATCCCGGCCATCTTCACCCAGGTCCCCGGAGGTCTCGCGTCCACCGGCGGCCTGCTGAGCGGCCTGAGGACGGCCAACGCCCTCACCAACTCGACGCACTCGGTCAACGGCACGAGTTCCGTCCAGTACTCCGAGGGCGAGTCCCTGAACACGGTCGTCTtcaacgtcgccgcctccatgATCCAgatcgccatcggcatcgccgtcggcctcttCATCAGCGCCCTCATCATCTACCCGCTCGGCAAGCGCCGCAGTGGCCTGTTCAGCTTCTAA